One Syntrophaceae bacterium DNA window includes the following coding sequences:
- a CDS encoding MBL fold metallo-hydrolase, whose translation MQEIADRFYRITLPMPFRLQHVHIYALLHEGRVTLFDTGMNSPEAFAKLERSLSDLGCSVRDVERIFISHHHTDHLGMAGRIRRESGAEILFSEASRLYIRENANQERLALVLRDFYAVHGLPEKALAIMSKLLVHFRNSQVPFDPESCPALQENHAVYGRPFRVYQTPGHTRGHVVFFFPEEGLLLSGDHVLPDITPNLSPDLFDRDFRVLRSFLASLREISTLPVQRIWPAHGEPFNDLQKRVAEILLHHEERKSLVLASVRKGRRQAVAVSADLFGPDLPDFDQFLALNETYVHLVELVDEGLVAEDEEGDRLFYLAR comes from the coding sequence ATGCAGGAAATCGCCGACCGCTTCTACCGCATCACGCTCCCCATGCCCTTTCGGCTGCAGCACGTCCACATCTACGCACTTCTTCACGAGGGACGGGTGACCCTGTTCGACACGGGGATGAATTCGCCCGAGGCTTTCGCCAAACTGGAGCGCTCCCTGAGCGACCTTGGCTGTTCGGTCCGGGACGTGGAACGCATCTTCATCAGCCACCATCATACCGATCACCTCGGCATGGCGGGGCGGATCCGCCGTGAATCGGGGGCGGAAATCCTCTTTTCCGAGGCCAGCCGGCTCTACATCCGGGAGAACGCGAACCAGGAGCGACTCGCCCTCGTTCTCCGGGATTTCTATGCCGTCCACGGCCTGCCGGAGAAGGCCCTCGCCATCATGTCGAAGCTCCTAGTACATTTCCGCAACTCCCAGGTACCTTTCGATCCCGAATCCTGCCCCGCCCTGCAGGAAAATCATGCAGTATACGGACGGCCGTTCCGCGTGTATCAGACGCCGGGGCATACCCGGGGACATGTGGTTTTCTTTTTCCCGGAGGAGGGCCTCCTGCTTTCGGGGGACCATGTCCTGCCGGACATTACCCCCAACCTGAGCCCCGACCTGTTCGACCGGGACTTTCGGGTCCTCCGGAGTTTTCTGGCCTCCCTCCGGGAGATCTCGACCCTGCCGGTCCAGCGGATCTGGCCGGCCCACGGAGAGCCCTTCAACGATCTGCAGAAGCGGGTGGCGGAGATCCTTCTCCACCATGAAGAGAGGAAGAGCCTCGTCCTGGCGTCGGTCCGGAAGGGACGCCGGCAGGCGGTGGCGGTCTCGGCGGATCTGTTCGGTCCGGACCTTCCGGACTTCGATCAGTTCCTGGCTCTCAACGAGACCTACGTGCATCTGGTGGAACTCGTGGACGAAGGGCTTGTTGCAGAGGACGAAGAAGGGGACCGGCTTTTCTATTTGGCGCGTTGA
- a CDS encoding zinc ribbon domain-containing protein, producing the protein MPVYEFYCRKCNTVFNFYSRTANTDKVPFCPHCKRVRLKRQMSVFAKVSGKRDEIAGAEADMPPIDEDRMEKAMAMLAGEADRISEDDPRQAAALMRKLTDATGLNLGPGMEEALRRLERGEDPDRIEEEMGALLEAEEPFLLDGKGTGTKGGKKPRPRVDETLYDL; encoded by the coding sequence ATGCCGGTTTATGAATTCTATTGCCGCAAGTGCAACACCGTCTTCAATTTTTACTCCAGGACGGCCAACACGGACAAGGTTCCCTTCTGTCCGCACTGCAAACGGGTTCGCCTGAAACGCCAGATGTCCGTTTTTGCAAAGGTTTCCGGAAAACGGGACGAGATTGCGGGAGCGGAGGCGGACATGCCTCCCATCGACGAGGACCGGATGGAAAAGGCCATGGCCATGCTGGCCGGCGAGGCGGACCGCATCAGCGAGGACGACCCCCGGCAGGCCGCCGCCCTGATGCGCAAGCTCACCGACGCCACAGGGCTCAACCTCGGGCCGGGCATGGAGGAAGCGCTGCGAAGGCTGGAGCGGGGCGAGGATCCGGACCGGATCGAGGAGGAAATGGGCGCGCTCCTGGAGGCAGAGGAACCGTTTCTGCTGGATGGGAAAGGAACCGGCACGAAGGGTGGAAAGAAACCCCGGCCGCGGGTGGATGAGACCCTCTATGACCTGTAA
- a CDS encoding HAD family hydrolase, translating into MKLFLFDFDGVIADSLETYEWTVRECLNRIGQPIVKNRADFLELFEGNFYEEIVRRGVNLEEFLKASPGVLAEVDFTSMRLFPFLLPVLEKLCEGNALLIISSSGSRSIRKTLESNRFNGCFRAILGSDFMLSKTAKITHAMESYEIDKDCTYYIGDTAGDIREAKQAGVKAVAVTWGWHSRETLVAAEPDLIADAPEDLLKI; encoded by the coding sequence ATGAAGCTGTTTCTCTTCGACTTTGACGGCGTGATCGCCGATTCGCTGGAGACCTACGAGTGGACGGTGCGGGAGTGCCTGAACCGCATCGGCCAGCCCATCGTAAAAAACAGGGCCGACTTTCTGGAGCTGTTCGAAGGGAACTTCTATGAGGAGATCGTCCGCCGGGGGGTGAATCTGGAGGAGTTCCTGAAGGCCTCACCGGGCGTTCTGGCAGAGGTCGACTTCACTTCGATGCGGCTCTTCCCCTTTCTGTTGCCCGTTCTGGAGAAGCTGTGCGAGGGGAACGCGCTTTTGATCATCTCCTCCAGCGGCTCCCGGTCCATCCGGAAGACCCTGGAGAGCAACCGCTTCAACGGCTGTTTCCGGGCCATCCTGGGATCCGACTTCATGCTCAGCAAGACCGCCAAGATCACCCATGCCATGGAGTCCTATGAAATCGACAAGGACTGCACCTATTACATCGGGGACACGGCGGGAGACATCCGCGAGGCCAAGCAGGCAGGGGTGAAGGCGGTCGCCGTCACCTGGGGCTGGCACAGCCGGGAGACCCTCGTGGCAGCGGAGCCGGATCTGATTGCCGACGCCCCGGAGGATCTGCTGAAGATCTGA
- a CDS encoding TIGR01777 family protein, translating to MMIFMTGGTGFVGTKLTKAFTARGHEVTILTRPGEGRPALPAGARYLEGDPTRPGPWQDRAVTHEVFINLAGASIFSRWTERRKRDLRESRILTTRNLVEALRGRSGRETHLLSTSAVGYYGFHDEGDLHESDGLGEDFLARLAVDWEAEAMRAREAGVRVMTCRFGIVLGRGGGALAPLERLFRLHAGSPVGSGRQWFSWIHEGDLARIFLYLMERTDLDGPFNCTAPGPVRNTEFTRALADALRVPAFLPPVPGFLMRLVLGEFGGVILKGQKVMPGRLLKEGFHFQFPDLPSALEDLLPSRP from the coding sequence ATGATGATCTTTATGACGGGAGGCACGGGTTTCGTCGGGACGAAACTGACAAAGGCCTTCACGGCGAGGGGACACGAGGTCACGATTCTCACCCGTCCGGGGGAGGGACGGCCGGCACTGCCGGCGGGAGCCCGATACCTGGAGGGAGACCCGACCCGGCCCGGTCCCTGGCAAGACCGGGCGGTGACCCATGAGGTGTTCATCAATCTGGCGGGAGCCTCAATTTTCAGCCGCTGGACAGAGCGGCGTAAGCGGGACCTCCGGGAGAGCCGGATTCTCACCACCCGGAACCTCGTAGAAGCCCTTCGAGGCCGGAGCGGAAGGGAGACCCACCTGCTCAGCACTTCTGCCGTCGGGTATTATGGATTCCACGACGAGGGCGACCTCCATGAAAGCGATGGACTGGGCGAAGACTTCCTGGCCCGCCTGGCCGTGGACTGGGAGGCCGAGGCAATGCGAGCCCGCGAGGCGGGGGTACGCGTCATGACCTGTCGCTTCGGCATCGTCCTGGGCCGGGGCGGCGGCGCCCTGGCGCCCTTGGAGCGCCTTTTCCGGCTCCATGCCGGAAGCCCCGTGGGCAGCGGCAGGCAGTGGTTCTCCTGGATTCACGAGGGTGACCTGGCCCGCATCTTTCTGTACCTGATGGAGCGGACCGATCTCGACGGCCCCTTCAACTGCACCGCACCCGGCCCGGTGCGGAACACAGAGTTCACGCGGGCCCTGGCGGACGCCCTCCGCGTCCCCGCCTTTCTTCCACCGGTGCCGGGCTTCCTGATGCGCCTCGTCCTGGGCGAGTTCGGCGGGGTGATCCTGAAGGGTCAGAAGGTCATGCCGGGACGGCTCCTGAAGGAGGGGTTCCACTTCCAGTTCCCCGACCTTCCGTCGGCGCTGGAAGACCTGCTGCCGTCCCGTCCATAA
- the rmuC gene encoding DNA recombination protein RmuC yields the protein MYPVFLAVGVLIGAVIARMILGKKASTDADSAAVWDGEKAVLTERLAAKDFQIRDLKEAAERSGESLARIRDEQKAESNARAAAEERNARIPQLEDALRTREVESDRLRMDMAALQARIAEVEARAEEERKGAAEKIALLDEARRKLGDAFQALSAEALKSNNQSFLELAKASLEKYQEAARGDLEARSKAVEALVNPIRESLEKVDVKIQEIEKERTSAYSGLLEQIRSMASAQSQLTAETSNLVKALRAPAVRGRWGEIQLQRVVELAGMVEHCDFNQQETFATEDGSARPDLIVRLPSNRSIVVDSKAPLQAYLDALEAKDEAVRVERLKAHAQQIRVHLTKLSAKTYSAHVSPSPEFVVLFLPGETFFSAALEQDPSLIEFGVDKGVILATPTTLIALLRAVAYGWRQERIAENAQAISDMGKTLYDRLLTLAGHFDGLRAGLERAVGAYNEAVGSLESRVLVSARRFKEFGAATGKDLPEVSTVDRATRTLKYAASVENGRSVRNGEENEAGEVADERPPSPAGSA from the coding sequence ATGTATCCGGTTTTCCTTGCCGTCGGCGTTCTGATCGGGGCGGTGATCGCCCGGATGATCCTGGGGAAGAAGGCCTCCACCGATGCGGATTCGGCGGCCGTCTGGGATGGCGAGAAGGCCGTCCTGACGGAGCGCCTGGCGGCGAAAGATTTCCAGATCCGGGATCTGAAGGAAGCCGCCGAGCGGTCGGGAGAATCCCTGGCTCGGATCAGGGATGAGCAAAAAGCCGAATCGAACGCCCGGGCTGCCGCCGAGGAGAGAAACGCCCGCATTCCTCAACTGGAGGATGCCCTCCGGACCAGGGAGGTGGAGTCGGACCGCCTGCGGATGGACATGGCCGCTTTGCAGGCGCGGATCGCCGAGGTGGAGGCCCGCGCCGAGGAGGAGCGAAAAGGGGCGGCCGAGAAAATCGCCCTCCTGGACGAGGCCCGCCGGAAGCTGGGAGATGCCTTCCAGGCCCTGTCGGCGGAAGCGCTCAAGAGCAACAACCAGTCGTTTCTGGAACTGGCGAAGGCATCCCTGGAAAAATACCAGGAGGCGGCCCGGGGTGATCTGGAGGCGCGGAGTAAGGCCGTTGAGGCCCTGGTGAACCCGATCCGGGAGTCCCTGGAGAAAGTGGACGTCAAGATCCAGGAAATCGAGAAGGAGCGGACCTCCGCTTACTCGGGCCTCCTGGAGCAGATCCGTTCGATGGCCTCCGCCCAGTCGCAGCTTACGGCGGAGACGTCGAACCTCGTGAAGGCGCTCCGGGCGCCGGCCGTCCGGGGCCGCTGGGGAGAGATCCAGCTCCAGCGGGTCGTCGAACTGGCAGGCATGGTGGAACATTGCGATTTCAACCAGCAGGAAACCTTTGCGACGGAGGACGGTTCGGCCCGTCCCGACCTGATCGTCCGACTTCCGAGTAACCGGAGCATCGTCGTCGATTCGAAGGCGCCTCTCCAGGCATACCTGGATGCGCTGGAGGCGAAGGACGAGGCAGTCCGGGTCGAGCGGCTGAAGGCCCATGCCCAGCAGATCCGCGTTCATCTGACCAAGCTCTCTGCCAAGACCTATTCCGCCCATGTCTCCCCGTCACCGGAGTTTGTCGTCCTGTTCCTTCCCGGGGAGACGTTCTTCAGCGCCGCTCTCGAGCAGGATCCGTCGCTGATCGAGTTCGGGGTCGACAAAGGGGTGATCCTGGCGACACCGACCACCCTGATCGCCCTCCTCCGAGCCGTCGCCTACGGGTGGAGGCAGGAGCGGATCGCCGAGAACGCCCAGGCCATCAGCGACATGGGGAAGACGCTCTACGACCGGCTGCTCACATTGGCCGGCCACTTTGACGGCCTCCGCGCGGGGCTGGAACGGGCGGTAGGTGCCTACAACGAGGCTGTCGGTTCCCTGGAGAGCCGTGTTCTCGTGAGCGCTCGGAGGTTCAAGGAGTTTGGTGCAGCGACGGGAAAGGACCTGCCCGAGGTCAGCACGGTCGATCGCGCAACCCGTACTCTTAAATACGCCGCCAGTGTTGAAAACGGGAGGTCAGTGAGGAACGGAGAGGAGAACGAGGCCGGGGAGGTGGCGGATGAACGACCTCCGTCTCCGGCAGGCAGCGCATAG
- the cas6 gene encoding CRISPR system precrRNA processing endoribonuclease RAMP protein Cas6 produces METFPMLCGYYRFHGTLLDDAVLPESKGSIFRNTFGLALRHVVCAMKQKDCAGCILDRRCLYPLLFSSPPPANHHLLPPFPKGKIRSTTIPSPFVIEPPETTGTSFRREDPFDFGLILFGRSNEHILHFIQTFEEMGRLGIGRRMEKGRSRFVVASVVAGDEIIWHGRERSLREGDFAEDLRAGLLADAEKALSSPVTAVTVHLVSPLVGIAGSSREDVLSFPVLVQSILGRILTLNRTYGKGQLSLDAPGLISRAAGVRVMKSSLRRRGEERPGRRPDSSAHSGRVVGEVTYEGPLGEFLPYLRFCERTHLGRETAWGAGKIRVHSVQP; encoded by the coding sequence ATGGAGACCTTCCCGATGCTATGCGGATACTACCGGTTCCACGGAACACTCCTGGACGATGCCGTCCTTCCCGAATCCAAGGGATCGATCTTCCGAAACACCTTCGGCCTGGCTCTCCGGCATGTCGTCTGTGCGATGAAACAGAAGGACTGTGCCGGCTGCATCCTTGACCGGCGCTGCCTTTACCCTCTCCTGTTCTCGAGCCCGCCTCCGGCGAATCACCATCTGCTGCCCCCGTTCCCCAAGGGAAAGATCCGCTCCACGACCATCCCTTCCCCCTTCGTCATCGAACCGCCGGAAACAACCGGGACCTCGTTCCGGCGCGAGGACCCTTTCGATTTCGGATTGATCCTCTTCGGTAGAAGCAACGAACACATTCTCCATTTCATCCAGACCTTCGAAGAGATGGGACGGCTGGGAATCGGCCGCCGAATGGAGAAGGGCCGCTCGCGTTTTGTCGTCGCTTCCGTCGTGGCAGGCGACGAAATCATCTGGCACGGCCGCGAGCGTAGTCTCCGGGAAGGCGATTTCGCCGAAGACCTGCGGGCAGGACTCCTGGCGGATGCGGAAAAGGCGTTGTCGTCCCCGGTTACCGCCGTCACCGTGCACCTGGTCTCGCCGCTCGTCGGAATCGCCGGGTCGAGCCGGGAGGACGTCCTGTCCTTCCCCGTCCTGGTGCAGTCCATCCTGGGCCGGATCCTCACACTCAACAGGACCTACGGGAAAGGACAACTGTCACTCGACGCACCTGGGCTCATCTCCAGGGCAGCCGGCGTGCGGGTGATGAAGTCGAGCCTCCGGCGGAGGGGGGAGGAACGTCCGGGCCGACGGCCCGATTCATCCGCGCATTCCGGGAGGGTTGTCGGCGAAGTGACCTATGAAGGTCCCCTCGGAGAGTTCCTGCCCTATCTTCGTTTTTGCGAGCGGACCCACCTGGGTCGGGAGACAGCCTGGGGGGCGGGGAAGATCCGGGTCCATTCCGTGCAACCCTGA
- the mtnA gene encoding S-methyl-5-thioribose-1-phosphate isomerase → MIRTVFWQNGTVGMIDQKALPLEERYLAIERWEDVAEAIRDLTVRGAPAIGVAAALGIALGVRNTDAATEEELRASFEGICKTFAKTRPTAVNLFWAIERMKKSFRTALADQSGVSWAERLAALREVLLREAVHIHDADIAANRAMGLHGRVLLEDGDGVLTHCNAGALATAGYGTALGVIRAAYGEGKRLTVYVDETRPVLQGARLTAWELTKEGIPAVLITDNMAAFLMKQGKVRKVITGADRIAANGDAANKIGTYGVAVLAEAHGIPFYIAAPLSTIDLTMATGDAIPIEERDSSEVTILAGRRIAPEGIAVYNPAFDVTPARLITAIVTEAGIARPPYEKSLAALGLSKADISL, encoded by the coding sequence ATGATCCGAACGGTTTTCTGGCAGAACGGAACGGTCGGGATGATCGACCAGAAAGCGCTTCCCCTGGAGGAGCGGTACCTCGCCATCGAGCGCTGGGAGGATGTTGCGGAGGCCATCCGGGACCTCACCGTCCGGGGCGCGCCGGCCATCGGGGTGGCCGCCGCCCTGGGCATCGCCCTGGGTGTGCGGAACACCGACGCCGCCACAGAGGAGGAACTCCGGGCGTCTTTTGAGGGAATCTGCAAAACCTTTGCGAAAACCCGGCCGACGGCGGTCAATCTGTTTTGGGCCATCGAGCGGATGAAAAAAAGTTTTCGCACCGCTCTGGCCGATCAATCCGGCGTTTCCTGGGCGGAGCGCCTGGCTGCCCTCAGGGAGGTCCTGCTTCGGGAAGCCGTCCACATCCACGATGCGGATATTGCAGCGAACCGGGCTATGGGACTCCATGGCCGGGTCCTTCTGGAAGACGGGGACGGCGTCCTTACCCACTGCAATGCCGGGGCGCTGGCGACGGCCGGTTACGGGACCGCCCTCGGGGTGATCCGGGCAGCTTATGGGGAAGGGAAAAGACTGACCGTGTATGTGGACGAGACGCGGCCCGTCCTGCAGGGAGCGAGGCTCACCGCATGGGAATTGACGAAAGAAGGCATCCCCGCCGTTCTGATCACCGACAACATGGCGGCATTCCTCATGAAGCAGGGAAAGGTCCGGAAGGTTATCACCGGGGCCGACCGTATTGCCGCCAACGGCGATGCGGCGAACAAGATCGGTACTTACGGCGTGGCCGTCCTGGCGGAGGCCCACGGGATTCCGTTTTACATCGCCGCCCCTCTCTCGACGATCGACCTCACCATGGCCACAGGGGATGCCATCCCCATCGAGGAGCGGGATTCCTCGGAAGTGACCATCCTCGCCGGAAGAAGAATCGCCCCGGAGGGCATCGCCGTCTACAACCCCGCTTTCGACGTCACGCCTGCCCGCCTGATCACCGCGATTGTCACCGAGGCCGGCATTGCCCGGCCACCGTACGAAAAATCGCTGGCGGCGCTTGGTCTATCGAAGGCTGACATATCCCTGTAA
- a CDS encoding serine protease encodes MKTLFNILLFPAVLLGVLLLVYRRRLGELWTDLRNLFSNRFVLVGLPVFVLAVVGILYWAGRDQLSPPAPVVPGPEAGVPVAAPPTPAPTGTALQDVSALYRKIGPSVVAIYTYNERRENLGRGSGFFHGASGQVVTNLHVLRAAHSAQIKTAAGKVYPVAGITARDVAGDLALLSVTMPWAESLPLAVTAALPEVGERVIVVGSPFGLEQTVSDGIVSAIRETEERGRVLQITAPISPGSSGSPVVNLRGEVIGVAFLQFSGGQNLNFCISGERVTRLAAAAGTPVSLAGGTAASGVAGGKQTFCYLDEKGTVRFSDSTTNPRYSYQLISAPDGSLDRNRYERWVFEQIGGNPQDIDPQAAVTRAKEDLPNLFRQVFSSQYDMSDLPNMPEDARNHWERVVNHHLANAYNGAVQKRNRAILQYRVMMDAFQIHAISRR; translated from the coding sequence GTGAAGACACTCTTCAATATCCTGTTGTTCCCGGCCGTCCTCCTGGGAGTCCTCCTGCTGGTTTACCGCCGCCGCCTCGGAGAGTTGTGGACCGATCTCCGGAATCTCTTCTCCAACCGTTTCGTTCTGGTTGGTCTCCCTGTTTTCGTTCTTGCGGTCGTTGGCATTCTCTATTGGGCAGGCCGGGATCAGTTGTCGCCCCCGGCTCCCGTCGTCCCGGGACCCGAAGCGGGAGTTCCCGTCGCGGCACCGCCAACTCCGGCGCCAACGGGAACTGCGCTCCAGGACGTTTCGGCTCTCTACCGGAAAATCGGTCCGTCCGTCGTGGCGATCTATACATATAATGAGCGGCGGGAGAACCTCGGCCGGGGAAGCGGTTTTTTCCATGGCGCCTCCGGCCAGGTCGTCACCAACCTGCACGTACTGCGAGCAGCCCACTCCGCGCAGATCAAGACCGCCGCCGGGAAAGTCTATCCCGTAGCGGGAATCACGGCCCGGGATGTCGCCGGCGATCTTGCGCTGCTGTCGGTGACCATGCCCTGGGCCGAGAGCCTTCCCCTGGCTGTGACAGCGGCCCTCCCGGAAGTCGGGGAGCGGGTGATCGTAGTGGGAAGTCCTTTCGGACTCGAGCAGACCGTCTCGGACGGAATCGTTTCGGCCATCCGGGAGACGGAGGAACGGGGCCGGGTCCTGCAGATCACCGCGCCCATTTCGCCTGGCTCCAGCGGGAGTCCCGTGGTGAATCTCCGGGGAGAGGTCATCGGCGTCGCGTTCCTTCAGTTCAGCGGCGGGCAGAATCTGAACTTCTGCATCTCCGGCGAGCGGGTGACCCGGCTGGCCGCCGCCGCCGGTACCCCGGTATCCCTGGCGGGAGGGACCGCGGCGAGCGGCGTTGCGGGAGGGAAGCAGACGTTCTGTTATCTCGATGAGAAAGGAACCGTCCGCTTCAGCGATTCCACGACAAATCCTCGGTACAGCTACCAGCTCATCTCGGCCCCTGACGGCTCCCTGGACCGGAACCGTTACGAACGCTGGGTATTCGAACAGATCGGCGGCAATCCGCAGGATATCGACCCCCAGGCCGCCGTGACCCGTGCGAAAGAGGATCTGCCGAATCTGTTCCGGCAGGTTTTCTCGTCCCAATACGACATGAGCGATCTCCCGAATATGCCTGAAGATGCCCGGAATCACTGGGAAAGGGTGGTAAACCATCATCTTGCCAATGCCTACAATGGCGCCGTGCAGAAGCGGAACCGGGCGATTCTCCAGTATCGGGTGATGATGGATGCGTTTCAGATACACGCGATATCCCGGCGGTAA
- the gatB gene encoding Asp-tRNA(Asn)/Glu-tRNA(Gln) amidotransferase subunit GatB: MEYEPVIGLEVHAQMLTYSKIFCGCSTTFGEGPNSQTCPVCQGMPGVLPVLNKKVVEFAMKMSLATSCRINPECVFARKNYFYPDLPKGYQISQYAHPLSEFGYVDIELNGGKKRIGITRIHMEEDAGKLIHDEHNPSSYVDLNRTGVPLIEIVSEPDMRSAEEAAAYLRRLHEILVYLEVCDGNMEQGSFRCDANVSLRPRGTEAFGIRAELKNMNSFRNVQRALEYEIKRQQYVLEGGGQVVQETRLWDDTQGVTHSMRGKEEAHDYRYFPDPDLVPVQVGEVWIEEIRKTLPELPLEKRERFLREYGIPAYDAGVLTASRALADYYEAVVRLSEKPKAASNWVMGDILRFLNEDRRDIRDCPISAESLAEMIVLIEDGTISGKIAKEVVEEMYRSGKPPRAVIEEKGLVQITDEGALVSTIEAVMAANPAQLEQFRSGKDKVFGFFVGQVMKATQGKANPQLVNDLLKKMLPGT; encoded by the coding sequence ATGGAATACGAACCCGTCATCGGGCTGGAAGTCCATGCCCAGATGCTGACGTACTCGAAGATCTTCTGCGGCTGCTCCACCACGTTCGGGGAGGGCCCCAACAGCCAGACCTGCCCGGTCTGCCAGGGCATGCCGGGAGTTCTGCCGGTCCTCAATAAAAAAGTGGTCGAGTTCGCCATGAAGATGAGCCTGGCCACCTCCTGCCGCATCAATCCCGAATGCGTCTTCGCCAGGAAGAACTATTTCTATCCGGACCTCCCGAAAGGATACCAGATTTCCCAGTACGCCCATCCGCTGTCGGAGTTCGGTTACGTGGACATCGAACTGAACGGCGGGAAGAAGCGCATCGGCATCACCCGCATTCACATGGAAGAGGACGCGGGGAAACTCATTCATGACGAGCACAATCCCTCGAGTTACGTGGACCTGAACCGGACCGGCGTGCCCCTGATCGAGATCGTCAGCGAACCGGATATGCGGAGCGCCGAAGAGGCCGCGGCCTATCTGCGGCGCCTCCACGAGATCCTGGTCTACCTGGAGGTCTGCGACGGCAACATGGAGCAGGGGAGCTTCCGCTGCGATGCCAATGTGTCGCTGCGTCCCCGCGGGACGGAGGCCTTCGGCATCCGGGCGGAACTGAAGAACATGAACTCCTTCCGGAACGTCCAGCGTGCTCTGGAATACGAGATCAAGCGCCAGCAGTACGTCCTCGAGGGCGGCGGCCAAGTCGTGCAGGAGACGCGGCTGTGGGACGACACCCAGGGCGTGACCCACTCCATGCGCGGCAAGGAGGAGGCCCACGACTACCGGTACTTCCCGGATCCGGACCTGGTTCCGGTCCAGGTCGGCGAGGTCTGGATCGAGGAGATCCGGAAGACCCTCCCGGAGCTTCCCCTGGAAAAACGGGAGCGTTTCCTCCGGGAATACGGCATTCCGGCCTATGACGCCGGCGTTCTCACGGCCAGCCGGGCACTGGCGGACTACTACGAAGCGGTCGTCCGGCTCAGTGAAAAACCGAAGGCGGCGAGCAACTGGGTCATGGGCGACATCCTGCGGTTCCTCAACGAGGACCGGCGCGACATCCGGGATTGTCCCATCTCCGCGGAGTCCCTGGCGGAGATGATCGTCCTCATCGAGGACGGCACCATCAGCGGAAAGATCGCCAAGGAGGTCGTCGAGGAGATGTACCGGAGCGGCAAGCCGCCCCGGGCCGTCATCGAGGAGAAAGGGCTGGTCCAGATCACCGACGAGGGAGCCCTGGTCTCGACCATCGAGGCCGTCATGGCGGCCAATCCGGCCCAGCTCGAACAGTTCCGCTCCGGGAAGGATAAGGTGTTCGGTTTCTTCGTCGGCCAGGTCATGAAGGCGACCCAGGGAAAGGCGAATCCGCAGCTCGTCAACGACCTTCTGAAAAAGATGCTCCCGGGAACATGA